The stretch of DNA CTGGTGTCTTATCATTGAGTTCTAAAATGGCGCTTTTGATCAACTGTTTTTCTTCTGCCGGCATTTCTTTGTTAACACAGATGTTGAATTCTGGTATTTCCTGTGAAACCTTTATAAATTTCAGCCCCTGGTCTTTAAACCTGAGGGCTGTTGATTCCATAATTCCTCCGGCATCAAACTCGCCATCTAAAACAGCCATGGCAACATCGTCGTGGCGTCCAAGATAGTTAGAATAGCGCAGGTCTTTGACATCAATGCCGTGCTCAAGCAGCATTGCCCTCGGCACTATATGGCTTGATGTGGAGCGGCTATCACCGAATGCAAATGTCCTGCCTTTAATATCCTCGATCTTATTAATCTTGCCTCTTTCTTTTGCAATAATAACTGTGTGGTGATAAGGCCTTCCATTCCTGAGGGCTTTGGCAATAACCTCAACCCCATACTTATCATGGGCTTCTATGTAAGTTGATGGCGTCATGTAACAGATATTTGTAACCCCTATGCCAATATCTTTGACTGTATCAGTAAAGTCTATAGCGATTTTCAGTTCAAATTGTTTGTTAATCTTCCTGCTAAGGTAATCGACGAAAGGAGTAAATCGTTTATACATCTCTGCCGGCGCCTCTAAAGGCATAACGCCCACTCTCACCACGCCTGCCTTTTCGACAGTAATTTTAAATCTGCTGCCCTCTGTCATGAGAAGTTCTGTATCTTTAAGCAAATCTTTAAGGGTTTTATTTATTGTAAACGCCCTGTTTTTATTATTAAGCGGCAGATCCTTAATACCCTCAAGGGCGCTGACTATCTGGTCGCTACCGGCTTTCTGTTCATTAACAGCCCTTGATATCTCCTGTATTCTCCTGAAAATATCATCTATTGCCTCGCGTATATACCCCGTGCTTTTGGACTCCCATGTCGCTGCCTCTTTAGCATATGTAGCTAACTCTTTGATTTTTCCAATCTCCTTAACTATCAATGCAGCACCTTTTGTTTGTTCAGAAGTAGCTCTGGCTGTCTGCTCCACCATATTTCTGACCTTTTCCATGGCATCAGTAACAAGCTTAACTCCCCTCGCCTGCTCTGAGGTGGAGCGTTCGATGGAGGAAGCCATCTCGCTCGATTTCTTTGAGCTTCCTATGATTTTTTTCAGTGCCTCCCTTGCCTCTCCTGAAAGTCTGGTGCCCTCATGTACTGTATTCAAACCTTCATTCATAGCTCCCACAGCACCTCTAACCTCTGATTGGACTGCCTGTATCAGGGAGGCTATCTCCTGCGTTGAAAAGGCTGTCCGTTCAGCAAGGTCTTTTATCTCATCTGCAACTACAGAAAAGCCCCTGCCGTGCTCTCCTGCTTGTGCAGCAAGGATAGCAGCATTCAGGGCAAGAAGTGTTGTCTGGTCAGTAATATCATCTATAACATTTAAAATCTTTCCTATTTCTTCTGACCTCCCGCCAAGCGCTTTTATAAACTCTGCTGTCTTTTCAACATTGATTTTTATTCTCTCCATTCCCTCAATAACCTTGTTTATTGATTCCATACCAAAACCTGAGGCATCAGAAGTAACCTTTTCTGACAGGATAGCTGCCTCCTTTATATTGGAGGCTACTTCTTTTATTGCAGAGTTTATTTCCTCAACTGCAGACAGCGTCTCTTCAGAAGCTACAGAAAGTTCTCTGGCATTCTCGGCAACCTCTTTTATAGCCACAGACATCTCTTCGATGGATGCTGATGTGGTATCTACAGCAGTGAATGTATTTATAGTATTCCCGGCAACCTGCTCCACATCAGCAACCATCCCTTCAGCAACAGTAGCTGCCTGTTCTGCTGATGTAGAAAGACCTGTGATATTTCCCGCAATTTCTGCCATAGAGGCATTCATCTCTTCTATAGAGGTCGAAATATTGCCTATGGACTCGGCCTCTAACTGAGTTCCGTCAAGGACTTTTTTTGATTCCTTTTCAATGCCTTCGGTCACACCAATAACCCTTTGCGATACCTCCTTTATCCTCATAATAATATTGCCTATGCCCCTGACAGCAGTCTTGAGGTCCTGCCCCAGCCGCCCAATCTCATCCTTTGAATGGACATTTATCTGAAAAGACAGGTCTCCCTCAGAGAGTTGTTTAGTCGCACCCTCAATCTGTTTAACCGGATTGATAACAACTCTCCTCAAGACAAACCACAGAAGTGCTCCAAGTGAGAGCACACCAAATATCAGGCCGATCAGGACAATCCTGATCCTGTGTGCTACCCTCTCATAAGCAAGCTCTAAAGGCAACAACATTGAAACCTTTACTACTCCACGAATCTTATCCTGAGCACTATGGCACTTAATACACTTTTCAGAATTCATGAGAGGCTTATAGAAGTGCATTGCATCCCTGGTCATCTGAATAATGGGGGCTTCTGTCTCTTTAATTTTATTGACAGCAGCAGCCTCTATTGGTTCGCCTTCTTTACGAAAGGCCTCCCTCCCCTCCGAATTTAGGACCAATATGGATATTACTTTTTCTTCAGCGCTTTTATACCTATCAATCATAGATGCTGTTGCAGCACCTTTACCTGCAAGCATTGAATCTTCAATATCCTTTGCAATAATGGAAGCTGTAATATTCGAGTATTTTTCTGAATATTTTTCAGCCATCATAAATATATCTGACCTTATAAATATTACTGCCACAACGCCCGCTATCGCAACGCCTACAAACACTGCAGAAATTACCAGCCCTACGATTTTAAATTCAAGTTTCTCTTTCATCGTGTCTTCTCTATTTACTGCTAAGTCTGACTATAAACATCCATCACCCCTATTTTTGTTACCTCTTCAAGCTTAAGGAGAGAAATAAATTTATCCTGTATTCTCGCCACCCCTTCAATAAAATTAGCCTCGGATTCCGTAAGAGTAGCAGGAGGAGGATGCAGTTCATTCTTTGAGACCTTAAGAACACCTGTAACTTTATCCACAAGTATTCCTATAGGGCCTTTAGTTCCAAAAAGGATTATAATCTTCCGCCTTTCGCTGTTTACTTTCTTCAGGCCGAGCCTGCTATTTAAATCAATAATTGGCACAATTTTTCCCCTTATAGAGGTTACACCTTGAAGATAGCTCGGTGCCCTCGGCACAATGGTTATCCTCTGGTTTCGCAGTATCTCCTGTATATCACCAATTCTTATAGCGTATTCTTCACCGCTGAGCCTGAAAGCCAGTACCTCCACCATTTCTTCTATACCCCCGGGGGGTTCTGCGAGCCCATGGGTCTCTTCAACCTCTGTCTGGCCCTCAGTTACCTTTGTTTCTTCAGATGCATTTTCTGCGCTATCAGGCTTTTTCTCAAGGGTCTGATTCTTATCCGACCCTCCCTGCTGCTTTATTTTTTTTCTGATTTTAGCTATATCCATTAACCGCTCCGTTGAGTCCCATCTCATGGGAAATATCATAAATTATCTCTACTGGTATGAGCTGCATCTCTTTCTCAAAACCTACAAGCAATGAATATGAGGCAATATTATTTATATTTCTCGGAATACCACGCGAATGCCTGTATATGGCAGCAATAGCGGCATCGGTAAAAACAGGGTCAGTCCTGCCGGCAATCCTGAGTCTGTGTGAGAGATACTCTTTAACCTCCTCTGCATTGAGCGGGCCAAGGTTGTACCTGAGGCTTATCCTCTGTCTCAAAGATAAATATGACCTCTGCTCAAGTCTCTTTCTTAAATCCGGCTGGCCTATAAGAATAAGGCTTAAGAGGTTACTTTCATCAAGCTGGAAATTTGTGAGAAGTCTTATCTCCTCAAAAGTCTCCTTATACGGAATCAGGTGGGCTTCATCAATAATTATTACCGGCGTTATCCCTCTTTTATAGTCATCGTATACCTTTTCATAAATCGCTTCGATTACATCATTTTTAAAAACCTGAGAGCTCTCGATGTCAAGCCTTCTTGCTATGGTCCTTAAGAATTGTGAGGGGGTAAGGCGGGGGTTCACTATCGAAATAATTCTGTATTGTTCATTGAGGGAATTCATAAGGGCGCGGGAAAGAGTTGTCTTACCACAGCCTACGTCTCCTGTTAAAAGCATCATATCCTTTTCCTCAACACCATGTTGAAGCCTTGCGAGAGCCTCCTCGTGGGCCTTGCTGTAGAACAGAAACCTCGGGTCCGGCGTTCTGGTAAAAGGTTTGCGCTTCAATCCATAAAAAGTTTCGTACATGTTAAGTCCCTTCGGTTTTACTGGCCATTCTTCTCCTTAAAGATGACTCTTCCATTAATGCCTCAACATCAAGGACGAGGATAATCTCGTGTTTCCCGATTTCTGCAGCCCCTGCAAAACCAGGAATGCCGCTGAGATATTCACCGAGGGATTTAATAACAATTTCGTGTTGACCCAGCACATCATCAACTATAAGGCCCAGGCGCCTTTCGCCCATACCGACTATAATGACA from Nitrospirota bacterium encodes:
- a CDS encoding purine-binding chemotaxis protein CheW; amino-acid sequence: MDIAKIRKKIKQQGGSDKNQTLEKKPDSAENASEETKVTEGQTEVEETHGLAEPPGGIEEMVEVLAFRLSGEEYAIRIGDIQEILRNQRITIVPRAPSYLQGVTSIRGKIVPIIDLNSRLGLKKVNSERRKIIILFGTKGPIGILVDKVTGVLKVSKNELHPPPATLTESEANFIEGVARIQDKFISLLKLEEVTKIGVMDVYSQT
- the phnD gene encoding phosphate/phosphite/phosphonate ABC transporter substrate-binding protein — its product is MKEKLEFKIVGLVISAVFVGVAIAGVVAVIFIRSDIFMMAEKYSEKYSNITASIIAKDIEDSMLAGKGAATASMIDRYKSAEEKVISILVLNSEGREAFRKEGEPIEAAAVNKIKETEAPIIQMTRDAMHFYKPLMNSEKCIKCHSAQDKIRGVVKVSMLLPLELAYERVAHRIRIVLIGLIFGVLSLGALLWFVLRRVVINPVKQIEGATKQLSEGDLSFQINVHSKDEIGRLGQDLKTAVRGIGNIIMRIKEVSQRVIGVTEGIEKESKKVLDGTQLEAESIGNISTSIEEMNASMAEIAGNITGLSTSAEQAATVAEGMVADVEQVAGNTINTFTAVDTTSASIEEMSVAIKEVAENARELSVASEETLSAVEEINSAIKEVASNIKEAAILSEKVTSDASGFGMESINKVIEGMERIKINVEKTAEFIKALGGRSEEIGKILNVIDDITDQTTLLALNAAILAAQAGEHGRGFSVVADEIKDLAERTAFSTQEIASLIQAVQSEVRGAVGAMNEGLNTVHEGTRLSGEAREALKKIIGSSKKSSEMASSIERSTSEQARGVKLVTDAMEKVRNMVEQTARATSEQTKGAALIVKEIGKIKELATYAKEAATWESKSTGYIREAIDDIFRRIQEISRAVNEQKAGSDQIVSALEGIKDLPLNNKNRAFTINKTLKDLLKDTELLMTEGSRFKITVEKAGVVRVGVMPLEAPAEMYKRFTPFVDYLSRKINKQFELKIAIDFTDTVKDIGIGVTNICYMTPSTYIEAHDKYGVEVIAKALRNGRPYHHTVIIAKERGKINKIEDIKGRTFAFGDSRSTSSHIVPRAMLLEHGIDVKDLRYSNYLGRHDDVAMAVLDGEFDAGGIMESTALRFKDQGLKFIKVSQEIPEFNICVNKEMPAEEKQLIKSAILELNDKTPEGASVLKLISPDYTGFTESLDEDYDGIREIMRKLGMG
- a CDS encoding AAA family ATPase, coding for MYETFYGLKRKPFTRTPDPRFLFYSKAHEEALARLQHGVEEKDMMLLTGDVGCGKTTLSRALMNSLNEQYRIISIVNPRLTPSQFLRTIARRLDIESSQVFKNDVIEAIYEKVYDDYKRGITPVIIIDEAHLIPYKETFEEIRLLTNFQLDESNLLSLILIGQPDLRKRLEQRSYLSLRQRISLRYNLGPLNAEEVKEYLSHRLRIAGRTDPVFTDAAIAAIYRHSRGIPRNINNIASYSLLVGFEKEMQLIPVEIIYDISHEMGLNGAVNGYS